The DNA region GCCCAGAGGTAATTACAAATTCTTCATCGTCAGAGATTCCAAAATCATCTAAATAAAAGTCTCTTGCCCAATAAATATAAGAGGAGGAGCACGAGTGTATTCGAGTTTCTATGATATCGTCACATAAATTATGGGATAGGGTTACTGATGCGCCGCTTTGGGCAATGTTTTGGATTTCTCCAGTGACATTTATAAAAAAATTGGCATCAGAAACGGATGTATTTAAGTCTTCGGTGCTAATATGCGTATAATGTTCCCTGCATCCTTTAAACCAAGAGGTGTCATTGTCAAATTCAGTGCCCGCAATTAAAACCTCTTTGTAGTCATCATTATAAATGTCGTCCATTTGCGTGACCTCTACCAAAATTCGTTCAACGCCTGCAGGTATGACTACCGGGGAATCAAAATTTATCTGAACGATTTCAGGTGTATCCCCAATTTCAGGTGCCAATACCAGATTTCCATAACTAATTCGTTGTGGGTTTTGGGTGGGCGCTTCGGAGGTAAGACTGTAAAAATTAAACACCAGTCTGGCGCCATCATATGAATTGCCAATGGCTACCTGAGCCGAATTGATTAAAAACTGATCTGCTGTGGTTATGCCAAAATCAGAAAGTGTAAAAGCCCTTGCCCATGCTTCTTCATATTGGCAAGAAGTCACATCAGTTTTTATTGGGGTGTTACCAATATTGTGTGTTAATGTAATTTGCGCAGAAATCACATTGCATAACAAAACAAATGAGACTAGAAGTAGGTTCTTGAGCACTGATCAGTAGATTGTTTAGGAATATAACGATTTCAAAATACTAATTGTTTGCTAACCAGCTAAACTTTTTTGATTAGGGGTAAGAAAAAGCGTTATACAAACACTTTTAGTTCCTATCGCTTTCAAAACTTTTGGAGCTTGTTTTTTGACACAGTACCTAAGCGTAGTGCGGAAGTAAGGAAACTTTTCGTTTCCGTCTTAGCACGAAGCTAAAGCTTTTTGTTTAGTTTGATTTTTTTTGTCCAAAGCTAAATCCCAAAGATTTAGCGACACAATAAATATACTCAGACCTTTCGGTTTTACCCAAAAGTCCGCATTACGTTTAGCATCGATGAAAAAGCAGCAAGTCAAGTATCTTTAAAGTTCACTAAAACAATAAGATATGAACACTCAACAAACTGCTTTCCCGAAGTTATACATTGGTATCGATATTCACAAACGAAGTTGGAAAGTACATTGTGCAACAGATTTGTTCGCAGGTAAGTCTTTCAGTATGTCGCCCGACCCAAAGCAATTACATGCCTATGTTTCAAAACATTTCAAGGAGTATGAAGTTGCCGTGGCCTATGAAGCAGGTTGTTGCGGTTACCATGCCCATCGCTGTTTTGAGAGTTACGGTTGGCGTAGTTTAGTAGTCAATCCGACGGACATTCACAGAAAGGGCAAGGAGAAACATGCCAAGACCGATAGGATAGATGCGCAGTTGATAGCTAGGGAGTTGAAGGATAACCGATTACAGAGTATCACAGTGCCGGATAGGAAACGGGAAGAGCTTCGAAGTTTGTTCAGACGCAGGAACGACCTTGTAAAGGATTTTAGAAGGATAAAGAGCTATATAAAGATGCAGCTGTTGTATTTCGGAATCAAAGAGCCTGAAGAATTTGATAATGACCATTGGAGCCATAAGTACCGCAATTGGCTGGATGATATAATGTTCGAGTACCCAACGGCGAAGGCCACATTGGAGAGTAGAATGCGTTTCTTTCGTTTTGTGGACCAAGAGCTTCGGGATGTATCGACCCAGCTGAGAAAGTATTGCAAAGTGCATTACAAGAAGGATTATCTATTGCTTAGAAGTATACCGGGAATCGGAGGTATCGTGGCGTGCGGCATATTATGTGAACTAGGTGATTTATGACGTTTTAACAATATCAAGCATTTGGCAGGTTACGTAGGTCTGGCACCAAGTATGTATCAAAGCGGAAACAGTCAAAGGACAATGGGCATGACTCCACGTGCGAACCGTTTATTAAGGAGTTATTTCGTGGAGGCTTCCTGGCAAGCTATCCGTGCAGACCCTATTATGCAGGCTTACTATCGTAAACATCAAGGAAAGAACGTAAAAAGTATTATTGTCAAAGTAGCCAGAAAGCTACTGAGTAGAACCTTGGCGGTAATAAAGACGGAAGTTCCATATACCATTGGGGTTATTGAATAATAAGTAGAAAAACAATATAATAAGAATCATAACAAAGCTCTAGAATAGTAGTGAGGACCGTATCACAAAACAAAACCCGTGACCTGTACCGTTCAGTATCACATTTTTAGCAAGTGACCGGTTTTATTATAATTTATAATAATACAGATGCCGGTGACGTTTCAAGTGTTGAGACGATCACAAATAGGAGTGCGAGCAAGTTATATTAAAAGAAAAAAAGGTGGTTTAAAGTAAAAAGAAAATATTAATTAACTTTAGAGAGAACTGGACGAAGGCTTTTCATAGGAGGTTTTGTTGTATGCAGTTTTTATTTCAATTCATGGAAAACCTTAGTGAATTCTAGCTTTTCAGATACCTGCAATTCCTTTTTTTTAAATTCAAACTGCTCTAATGATAAAGGAACACTCTTACTTGCTCTAGCCACTTCAATTATATGGTAATACGTCACATTTTTGTTCAGTCCGTTTACAGAATCTTTGGGATGGCTTTTTGCAATTATAAAATTATCATTATGTCCAACTTCAAAAACAGTTTGTTCCACAATTAGCTTAGACTGATGTTCTCCAGGAAAATACCAAATACTCATTTCGTCCAGCGTATTATTAGCAGTTAACCAATATTTGTCCGTTATCTCTTGTTCCACTAATCCGGCACCAAATAAACAAGATTGAAGCAGAATTGTAAATACGACTACAAATTTTCTCATGAGTTTATTTGGTGATTTTAAATTGCATACAACGGTTGGGCTAAGCGTAGTGCGGTGGTACGCCATCTGCGACAGCAGTGGGCGAGTTGGCGCGCTGGCCAGTTTCCGTCTGCGCACGAAGCTAAAGCTTTTGGTTTAGTTTTATTTTTTCTTGTCAAAAGCTAAATCCCAAAGATTTAGCGACTTCATAAATATACACAGACCTTTCGATTTCGCCCTAGAGTCCGCATTACGTTTAGGTTTTGTTATCTCTTGTTTTTCTGCGTCTGGGTAAGCACGTTGTATTACTTTTACCTTAGCAACCAAGCTAAAAAGTCCATCTGCGCAACAGTTGCGTTTGAGTAAAGTCCATTTACGTAACCCTGAATTTTTAGGATTTTTTATTCGTATTGTTCGCATTCAAAAATCAAATGGCTTTTCATTTCACTCGGTTTAATGACAATTGCATCAAATACGCGATTCGGAAATGCTCCAATCAAATAATTTTCCTGTTCTAGCTTATCTAACCACTCCAAAAACGGACTTAATTCTACCCTCACAACATTATGATCAATCCAGTCCGAGTTTAGGAACTCCATTGCGAACTCCATTTCAGGCCATACCGGAATACATTCCGTTTCGCCATTCGAACAAGTAACGTAATCTCCATTTTTGTCCGAAATAAGGAATACTTGCTCAAAATCAGCAACTTTACGCACTAAAAAACCATACCTCTCGGATGGTTTTAAGTTAAAAACGTTCTCGATTTTTTGATGGTTCATAATTTTTATAAAATAAGAGATAACGGCAGTCTGTCTCAAAACCACCTTTTATTTTGAATAAATTTACACAATTTGGGATATACGAGATATGGGCCTGAAAGATGGGGGGATTTTCATAAATTCGGATATATGGGACAGGACCCCATCTTTCAGCCTTTTAACGGTTAGAAGAGGCTTTTTTAAGATGTTCGTTCGGTGATTTTCCCTGATTTCGGGCTTCCAACCTAATTTGATAAGTCTTTTTAAATTATACGCCAATGCAATAAGCCCAAAGTCTGCACCGGCCGCAGGGATTCCCTTTTTGGTGATGATGTGGTCAAAGCCCCATTGCCTTTTTATGGTACCGAAAGGATGTTCGACAAGGGCCTGCCGTTTTTTGTAAACATCTGGTTGCTCCTCTACCCTACGGGCGTTACGTTCGATAAACGTTGTGAATTCGCTGCGCTGCAATATCTTTCCATTTTGCTTTGCCGATGTGCATCGGTTGCGCACCGGGCAATTTTTGCACGCTTTCGTTTTGTATTGTTTGAACCGATAGTTGCGTGCCCTGTACCAGTTTCCGTTACTGGTAAGCTCATGGCGCTGTGGGCAGCGATAGCTGTCCCGTTGTGGGTCGTAGTTGAAATGTTCGGCATTATATGCCGGGTCCGGTGCCTGGCTGGCACGGCCGATACCGGGCACGGCCACCAGGGTGTCGACCCCAAGGTCGTCGGCCACCTTGAACTCGCTTCCGGTATGGTAGCCTTTGTCATATAATGCGGTAAAAGCGTTGGTGCTCAAAATGGCCTTTGCCCTTCTGAGCATACCGCCCATGGCCTTTTTGTCGTTTTGGTTGGTGATCTTGTAATCGATCAGGAGCTTATGGTCGGCATCCACCGTTGTCTGTGCGGTATAACAGACTTCCGTTATGGTGCCCCTGACGATTTGGTGGCGGCTATCGGGATCGCTTGTGGATATCTGTGGGTTTTCCGTGGAGGTGTCCGCCCGTAGTTCCTCTTGGATACGGAGATATCTTTCCCTTTGTCGTTCCCTGTTTTCTGCCAGTTTACGGATATCCTCCTTTCGGTCGCCGTCCGCCTCGGCCAGCTCCTGTTGGTGTTCTTCGAGCTTTTTATCGATGTATTCCAGGTGGCGTGCGACCTTCTTTAGGTTAAAGTTGTTCTTTTTGCTGTTCTGCGCCCTGAGTTTGGTGGAATCTCCGGCAATGAGGATTGCGCCGATCAGCTCGTGGTTCCTGGCTATGGACACCGTGGCTCGGAACACCCGTTTTATCGCCTTGGGATTGTCCTTTCTAAAACGGGCAATAGTATTATGGTCTGGTTTTAGGTTGCCGAGCAGCCACATCAGTTCGATGTTGCGGGCACACTCCAACTCTAAATTTCTGGACGAACGTATCCGGTTCAAATACCCATAGATGTAAAGCTTCAAGAGATCGGCGGGGTCATAGGGCGGACGCCCTTGCGATGCCATGGGCCCAAACCCTAAGGCCTGTAGGTCCAGACCGTCCACAAAACGGTCAATGGTGCGTGCCGAATTTTCCTCGGCGATCATATCATCCAAACAAGTGGTGTAGAGGGTAAGCTGGGTACGGGATTGTTTCTGTTGATACTCCATACTTAAAGATAAGGAATATCGAACCTTGCGAGGTAAAGCTATCTTTAAGTATTGAGACAGTCTGACGGTCTCGTATAACCGTCAGTTACGGGTTAAATTAGCGATTATTTTAGGTTTAGCACAGACGTTAGCAATTCCGAGTGGATTCGGACGTAGTCGAATCCGCCGTAATTGCGGTTATACATTGTTGTAACCAGTTTTTTATTCCACTTTCTCATAGTAATGATTCAAGTCGTAATTCAATATGATTTTTGGTTTTTCATAAATCTTATTGCTGAAATATGTACTATGTCCCGCTTTTCCGAATTCATATTCGTAAGTCCAGTCAATTTCGGTTGTTAGTATTCCGTAATTAACTTTATAAGTTCCATTTCCGTAATATCCGCTCGTAAATGTTCGATCCGATTTTAATATTAAAGTGTCTGCTTTATGAGGTGATTCTAAACAGCAAATTTCATTACCGTAATTCGTATTTGCGTAAACTCCTTCAACAGTATTTTTCGTCATTGGAATATCACATCGCAAAACTAAAATTGCGATAAATAAAAATGTTCCAATTCCAATTAGGATGCGTTTCATTTAATTTTAGGTTTTAAAATCAAAATTGCAAAGGTCGTAATGAAAATTATTGATGGTATCTGAAAAGCCAAATAGTTAAACTTCTCAATTGGTATTTCTGTTAAACGCCTAATTAATGGTGTGAGCATTAACCCAAAAATCAGGATTCTAAAAATTCTCTTTTTAAAATATCTCGTAAAAAATGAAATAAGTCCAATTAATCCAATAATTGCAAAAATTTGGTCATTATTGCCAAATTCAAAACTTGTCCAAAATAGCCATACAATAAATGGAATTCCAATCATTTGTCCCATTAGAATTATCAGCGAGTAAGAAGTCAAAGAAATGGTCTTTATGATGGTTTCAAATTTCAATTTCGAGGTTTTTCTTAAATTGGTTACAACGGTTGAGCTATGAACAGTACGGGAGCAAACTAGCGTTTGCATTCCGCCACGCACATAGCGAAATCTTTGTGTTTTGTTTTTTCTTTTTTTCTGCCCAAAGCAAAATCCCAAAGATTTTGCGGACTTCATAAAAATACACAAACCTTAGCGTTTAAAGCCTAAGCCCGTATTGTTTATAGGTGTTGTTGTGCGCTGGCTTTTCCACATTCTAATTGGCTTTCAACTATTTTTTCGAGTTCATTTTGTTTAAAATCAAACCATTTTTGCCTAAAATCTGATTGGTCGATTATATTTTTAAAATTCTGAAATGGCTTTTTCTTTTCTAAAATGTCTCTTAATTTTAATTTGAATTTTTCGTCCGTCATTTGCTCAGAGAAACGTTCCATTATTTTAAATGACTCAAAGCTTTCTAATACTTCAAATTTTATAAAATCCGCTTTGTGGTTCTTTATCTTATTTAAGTCATCTCGGAAAAACTCCTTTAATTCTTGTTCGTCTGAAGTGTCAGAGAAGTTTGGAATTGTAACCATTTCCTTTGTTTTCAAATTGTAATAGCAGTTATTTCCACAATCCAGATTTTCAGCAATTTCCTTGACAATATTTTGTTGAAAATTATCCATAAAAGCAATGGTGTTTATCTTCTTTTATGATTTGTATGATTTTTTCCAAATGTGTTGATTTTGGAAAAGGTTCGTACAATTCCCATTTTCCACTAGCACGCATCCAATATAGATTCCATTCTTGTTTGGACTTGTAGAATCTAATTTTAGCAAATTCAATTTGTTGTTGTTCTTTAGGATTGTTCCAGTCAGGTCTAATTTCATAAAGCAATGCAACTTTTCCGTCATATGAGTATCCGAAATCAAGTTGAGCACGAATCTCTGGATTATCCGGACGTAATGATTCCACGTATTTTTTTAAGGTCGATTCGTTAATGTCAATTGTGGTGTTTTTCATTCAACTAAAATATTTTTCAACTTGCGCACAACGGTTTAGCTATGAACAGTACGGGGGCAAACTAACGTTTGCTTTCCGCCACGCACATAGCGAAATCTTTTTGTTTTGATTTATTTTTTCTTGTCCAGAGCAAAATCCCAAAGATTTTGCGGACATCATAAAAATACGCAAACCTTTGATTTAAGCCTGAAGCCCGTATTGTTTATAGGTTTTGTTGTAAGCAGTTTTATTTAGCAATACAATTCGGGATTTTTCGTATGCTTTATTGGTTCATCATAAATCAAATGCCAGTCAATTATTCTGTCCGAAATCCAATCATAAATTTCATCCCCCGTTTGTGGTTCGTCTTCAATTTTCAATAAATCCAATTCACTATTAATTTCGGAAATAATCTCTTTGTCAAATACACGCTCATCAGTTAGTTTTTCCCGCAAGTATTCCACTAATATTCCGTGGCATTTTTCATTAAAATTGATGTTTCCATTGCGATTAGCTTCGTCCCGCAATTTTTCGATTGCTCTTAATAATTCTCCAACCACAAATTCCGCCTGTCCATTCTTTGGAACGTAATTAGCCCAAATTCCCCTAGCTTTTTCATCATAAGCTTTCTCCTCACGTATTTTCAAATACTGTTCGTATTCGCCTAACTCTTTTTCCTTTTTTCTACCGAAAAGGTTTTTAAAAAATCCCATTTTAAATCTAAGGTTAAATTGCTTACAACGTCTCGGCTAAGCGTAGTGCGGTGGTAAGGAAACTTTTCGTTTCCGTCTTCGCACGAAGCTAAAGCTTTTGGTTTTGCTTTTTCTTTTTTTGTCCAAAGCTAAATCCCAAAGATTTAGCGACTTCATAAATATACACAGACCTTAGATTCTAGCCCATAAGTCCGCATTACGTTTAGGCATTGTGCCTGTTGCACAAGTTAGGAAAAAATAGGGTTGTGATCATTGCCAATAGGGAGAAGGATCGTAACTTTAGGTATGCAGGGAAAAAAGGAGTATCAGGAAAAGCTTTTTGCACAATTTCAACTAAGCGAGCGCATCCCCAAGAACAATTTTTACAGGCGTTTGAAATGCGTTCTGGATTTGGAATTTCTTTATATGCTTACCCGTCCCTATTATGGAGAGAGCGGCCAGAAGAGCATCGACCCCGTTGTGTTCTTCAAGTTATGTCTTGTAGGCTACTTGGAGAACATCATCAGCGACCGTAAGCTTATCGACCATTGTTCTATGCGCTTGGATATACTATATTTCATAGGCTACGATATCGACGAGGAGCTGCCATGGCATTCTACCATAAGCCGTACCCGCCAACTTTACCCGGAGTCGGTATTCGAGGAAGTGTTCACCAAAGTCTTTTGCATGTGTGTTGAGAAGGGGATGGTCTCCGGTCATACCCAGGCGATCGACAGTGCGCCCGTGAAAGCGAACGCTTCTATGGATACCTTGGAGCCCAAGGTACCGGAAGATGAACTTGACGAGCACCTTAGAAAGGTACGTACCCTTAGTTCGATGGATAAAGAAGCGCCCCACCGCAAGAGTAAAGGCGACAGGTCGGATAAAGGACAACGAAGTGTTACCGCCAACAATAAGGAACTTGATGCGATAAAGGGCAGGAACAAGAAATGGGCAAAAGATCAGGATCAGAGACCGGGCGCAGGTAACAAAGGAGCAAAGTATACGAGCAACAAGACCCATTACAGCCCTACCGACCCCGATGCCAGGATAAGCGTAAAGCCGGGCAAGGCCAGAAAGCTGAACTACCTCAGTCAGTTGAGCGTCGATACCGCCCATCATGTGATCACGGACATCAGGGCATACCATGCCGATGGAAAGGACAACCAGCAGTTACAGGATATCGTACAACGCCTACAAAGAAGATTATGGCAACAGGGCTTCGTTTTTGAGAACTGCGTGGCCGACACGGGCTATAGCAGTGGCGAGAACTATGCCTTTTTGGAAAGCAGGGGGCTCAAGAGTTTCATACCCGCCCACGGAACCTTCAAGGGAGGTCCCGATGGTTTCGTTTATGAACAAGGGACGGACAGCTACCGCTGTCCCCAAGGGAAAACCATACCGTTCACCAAGGAGTTCAGGGACCATCGCACGGGAACAAGAAAGAAGGAATACAGGGCAAGAAAGCATATCTGCACCGGGTGCCCCATACGCAGTAGCTGCCTGGGCAAAAGTGCACAGGAGAAGAAGTTCGGCGTCACTTATTACCGTGCGGAATATTTTCGTAACATCGCCCGGGTGAAGAGCCCCCAAGGACGCTATATGAAGGGTAAGCGGCAAAGCACGGTAGAGCCCGTATTCGGAACGTTGACCCAGTTCATGGGACTGAGGAAGATAAATACCATCGGGATCGAACAGGCCAACAAGGTAATGCACCTATCTGCGATCGCCTACAATCTGAAAAAGTATCTGAAATTCGACCAAAAACTTGTGGAAAGCGGGGTAGGAACACCCGCTTTTGCAACACTTGTCAAAAGTGCCTTTGAATTACTGTTCGGTCCTTCTTTAAAGCGTCCAAAATTAGCTTTCCCTTTCTGAGCGGCCAAAAAAAAAGCCCGGTAAAGAGGCTTGTATAAATCCGCTTTTTCAGGGATTAATGACTTGTGCAACGGTTACCATTGTTGTGTATAGTGCTTTTTTTATTCAATCCAACTCGTTTTATATACTTTTGATATTTCTCCATTCTCAAAAAAGAATAAATAAGCTATTCCATTTGCGCCTTCTTTTCCGACTCGGTTTGTTGTCACGTTAATCAGCAAATTATCGTTGTCCAATTTAGATAATTCCGCATTCGGTTTTCTTTTCTTTTTCACACAATCTAATTCCAATTCGGAAATTTTGCGTTTGGTGTTTTCTAGTTTTTTATAAATCGGATAAGTTTTGGTCTTATCAAAATCAAATATCTTTTCTTTTTCAACACCTAATTGATGAGCAACATATTCTGATGAAAAAATATCATAATTCCATCCGTTTCCAATTTTGGAATCAAATCTAAAATTCCGAGTTTTTAATTCCTTATCAGCTTTAAGGTATTTAACCGCTGATTTGATTTGTCCGCACAGTTGTCCGTCAGAAATTTTCTCCAAATTCTGTCCATAAACCGAAGTCGTTAACAATAAAAGAAGTATTATATTTTTCATTCGAGACGGTTTTTCCGCATTATACACAACGGTACGGCTATGGCAAGTTGGGCAGCAAGGAAACCTTTTTGTTTCCGTCTGCGCTCGTAGCCAGAGCTTTTTGTTTTGTAATTAATTTCATTTTTTAATTGCCAAATCCAAAAGATTTGGCGGACTTGGCAAACACGCCCAATCCTTTAAATTCAGCACTTTATGCCCTATTTGCTATAGGTTTTGTTAGCAACTGCTATTTTTCCACACGTTCTGTTTTTCCGCTTTTTTATATAATTTTTTTAGTCGTTTTTCAATTTCTCGATACGCTTTGCGATATTGCCTTTCTGTCCAAATTGCTCCTAAACAATTCACATCTTTATCCATCATTATCAAATTCAGAGTCTGAGTCGGCTTTTCAATTTTTATTTTGTCAGTTGTCAGTCCAATCATTTGAAATTCCAGAGTGTCATTTTCCGTTGCGATTATTTCATAGCCACCATTTTGGTCAGATATAGATTCCGCTCCGCTATTCAGGTTCGTGATTTTTACTCCGAATAAACAAGTCAGTTTTTCATCCACTATTTTTCCGCTCAAGTTTGGTCCAATTTGAGCAAAAGTCAAATTAGAAATGCCAATTAATATTATGAGCAGGATTCTTTTCATAGTTGTTGCTAACGGTCTGGGCTAAGCGTAGTGCGGGGGCAAGGAAACTTTTCGTTTCCGTCTGCGCACGAAGCTAAAACTTTTGGTTTAGTTTTATTTTTTCTTGTCTTAAGCTAAATCCCAAAGATTTAGCGACATTATAAATATACACAGACCTTTCGTTTTTGCCCTACAGTCCGCATTACGTTTAGGTTGTGTTGTGCAACGTTTTTTTACGCGATTTCATTTCCGTCAAAGTCCCACTTATACACTTTTTTGTCCCAATCCAACGCTTTGATATAGTTGTCCGAAATTTCAAAATCATCTGTTTTATCAGCTGACACAAAAATATCCGCCCCTCCATTTTTCCATACTATTTGTCCATCGTCGTCAATTCTTGAAATTTCCATTTCTCCATGAACTATATAGCCATTTTCTATCTTAAAAATCTCAAAACAAGTAAACTCGTCCACTTTGGATTTCCAGATTAGATTTAGGTCTGGTATTCCTAAACAAAAAATCGTGTCGCCGCAACAAACTAATATTCGCTCTTTTTCAATTATTTGTGAAGTCTCGTGTAATCCAGAAGCACCCCCTTCGGCGCCAATAATTGCGTTTTGAGATTCAAGTCCATTTTCTAAAATCTGTATTCCGAATTTTGTTGCAAGAATAAAGTCTGATTCAGTAAAAAAGCTTTTTCGATACTCGATATTATTGTCCTTCGAACCTATTTGAAAATCAGATTCGTTTAATAATTTGACGATATATTTTCCAATTTCGAATGTCATTTGAAATGTTGCACAACGGTAGGTATAACCGAAGTTACGGGATTAAAGTTAATGTTTTTCGGCTTATCACAGGCTTTAGCAATTGTGAGTGGATTCGGACGTAGTCGTATCCGCCGTAATTGCGGTTATACATCGTTGTGCTTAGTGTTTTTTTCACTCTGTTAATTTTCGGATAATCATAAAACTACCATAATCTGCTAAATCAATCGGAAATCTTTTAATTTTTTCCGTTACTATTTTTTGTCCGTTTTTGGTTAATTCCACTTGCCAATCACTTGAGACTGGGAAAATAATCGGTTTTGTCAAAGTCTCATTGTCCTCTGCGAAATTCAAGTCCCAATTCCATTTTGGTTTTTCTCTGTCCGCTTGATAAGGTTCACAATTCCACAAGCTGATTTTTGTTTCCGATTCTGCTTTTTCAGTCGGCTTTAAAGTCTCAACGAGTGGTTTGAACATATTGATTCTTGAGTTGTGTGGTAAATCAGGGGAATTTTCAAACCCAATTCTTTTCCAAAAAGGCTCTGAATTTTCAGGCGAACAAAATAATTCACAAACTAAAATACCTTTTTGACCAAAGTATTCTAAAGTGTCATTAATTAATTTTCTTGCAATTCCTTTTTTCCTTTCAGTTGGTTTAGTTTCGGCTATGTCGATTACTGCTTGAAATTCATAGATTCTATAAACTGTAAATCCGATTGCAAAATCATTTTTGGTGATTACAGCTACGTTATTTTTCGCAAACTCGTCTTCAATTATATTCCAATTGCAATAAAATCCGCTGTTCGTTTTATTCCATTCTTCAATCAGCCAATTTTTTATATCAGCAAGATGTTTTTCGGAAGGATGAAAGTTTGTTTTTAGCACGATTTCAACATTAAGCACAACGGTTTAGCTATGAACAGTACGGGAGCAAACCAGCGTTTGCTTTCCGCCACGCACATAGCGAAATCTTTTTGTTTTGTTTTTTCTTTTCCTTGTTTAAAGCAAAATCCCAAAGATTTTGCGGACTTCATAAAAATACACAAAACCTGCGATCCTGCCTGCCGGCAGGCAGGTAAGCCCGAAGCCCGTATTGTTTATAGGTTGTGTTGTGCGCTGGCTTTTCCACGTTCTAATTGGCTTTCTACTATTTTTTCGAGTTCATTCTGTTTAAAATCAAACCATTCTTGTCTAAAATCTGATTGGTCGATAGTATTTTTAAAATTCTG from Zobellia alginiliquefaciens includes:
- a CDS encoding IS1182 family transposase, which codes for MQGKKEYQEKLFAQFQLSERIPKNNFYRRLKCVLDLEFLYMLTRPYYGESGQKSIDPVVFFKLCLVGYLENIISDRKLIDHCSMRLDILYFIGYDIDEELPWHSTISRTRQLYPESVFEEVFTKVFCMCVEKGMVSGHTQAIDSAPVKANASMDTLEPKVPEDELDEHLRKVRTLSSMDKEAPHRKSKGDRSDKGQRSVTANNKELDAIKGRNKKWAKDQDQRPGAGNKGAKYTSNKTHYSPTDPDARISVKPGKARKLNYLSQLSVDTAHHVITDIRAYHADGKDNQQLQDIVQRLQRRLWQQGFVFENCVADTGYSSGENYAFLESRGLKSFIPAHGTFKGGPDGFVYEQGTDSYRCPQGKTIPFTKEFRDHRTGTRKKEYRARKHICTGCPIRSSCLGKSAQEKKFGVTYYRAEYFRNIARVKSPQGRYMKGKRQSTVEPVFGTLTQFMGLRKINTIGIEQANKVMHLSAIAYNLKKYLKFDQKLVESGVGTPAFATLVKSAFELLFGPSLKRPKLAFPF
- a CDS encoding IS110 family transposase; amino-acid sequence: MNTQQTAFPKLYIGIDIHKRSWKVHCATDLFAGKSFSMSPDPKQLHAYVSKHFKEYEVAVAYEAGCCGYHAHRCFESYGWRSLVVNPTDIHRKGKEKHAKTDRIDAQLIARELKDNRLQSITVPDRKREELRSLFRRRNDLVKDFRRIKSYIKMQLLYFGIKEPEEFDNDHWSHKYRNWLDDIMFEYPTAKATLESRMRFFRFVDQELRDVSTQLRKYCKVHYKKDYLLLRSIPGIGGIVACGILCELGDL
- a CDS encoding DUF2750 domain-containing protein; amino-acid sequence: MNHQKIENVFNLKPSERYGFLVRKVADFEQVFLISDKNGDYVTCSNGETECIPVWPEMEFAMEFLNSDWIDHNVVRVELSPFLEWLDKLEQENYLIGAFPNRVFDAIVIKPSEMKSHLIFECEQYE
- a CDS encoding IS1182 family transposase, coding for MEYQQKQSRTQLTLYTTCLDDMIAEENSARTIDRFVDGLDLQALGFGPMASQGRPPYDPADLLKLYIYGYLNRIRSSRNLELECARNIELMWLLGNLKPDHNTIARFRKDNPKAIKRVFRATVSIARNHELIGAILIAGDSTKLRAQNSKKNNFNLKKVARHLEYIDKKLEEHQQELAEADGDRKEDIRKLAENRERQRERYLRIQEELRADTSTENPQISTSDPDSRHQIVRGTITEVCYTAQTTVDADHKLLIDYKITNQNDKKAMGGMLRRAKAILSTNAFTALYDKGYHTGSEFKVADDLGVDTLVAVPGIGRASQAPDPAYNAEHFNYDPQRDSYRCPQRHELTSNGNWYRARNYRFKQYKTKACKNCPVRNRCTSAKQNGKILQRSEFTTFIERNARRVEEQPDVYKKRQALVEHPFGTIKRQWGFDHIITKKGIPAAGADFGLIALAYNLKRLIKLGWKPEIRENHRTNILKKPLLTVKRLKDGVLSHISEFMKIPPSFRPISRISQIV
- a CDS encoding GNAT family N-acetyltransferase, yielding MLKTNFHPSEKHLADIKNWLIEEWNKTNSGFYCNWNIIEDEFAKNNVAVITKNDFAIGFTVYRIYEFQAVIDIAETKPTERKKGIARKLINDTLEYFGQKGILVCELFCSPENSEPFWKRIGFENSPDLPHNSRINMFKPLVETLKPTEKAESETKISLWNCEPYQADREKPKWNWDLNFAEDNETLTKPIIFPVSSDWQVELTKNGQKIVTEKIKRFPIDLADYGSFMIIRKLTE
- a CDS encoding UPF0158 family protein — encoded protein: MDNFQQNIVKEIAENLDCGNNCYYNLKTKEMVTIPNFSDTSDEQELKEFFRDDLNKIKNHKADFIKFEVLESFESFKIMERFSEQMTDEKFKLKLRDILEKKKPFQNFKNIIDQSDFRQKWFDFKQNELEKIVESQLECGKASAQQHL
- a CDS encoding IS110 family transposase, with the protein product MKHLAGYVGLAPSMYQSGNSQRTMGMTPRANRLLRSYFVEASWQAIRADPIMQAYYRKHQGKNVKSIIVKVARKLLSRTLAVIKTEVPYTIGVIE
- a CDS encoding DUF3024 domain-containing protein: MKNTTIDINESTLKKYVESLRPDNPEIRAQLDFGYSYDGKVALLYEIRPDWNNPKEQQQIEFAKIRFYKSKQEWNLYWMRASGKWELYEPFPKSTHLEKIIQIIKEDKHHCFYG
- a CDS encoding carboxypeptidase-like regulatory domain-containing protein: MKRILLIILIGISNLTFAQIGPNLSGKIVDEKLTCLFGVKITNLNSGAESISDQNGGYEIIATENDTLEFQMIGLTTDKIKIEKPTQTLNLIMMDKDVNCLGAIWTERQYRKAYREIEKRLKKLYKKAEKQNVWKNSSC